The Bacillota bacterium genomic sequence ACGCTCCTCCCTTCCTCGAACACCTTCCCCGGCTGGCGCAGGCCGCGCCCCTGGTAGTCACGTTTCACGATCCCTGCATCCCGCCCGAATTTCCCCTGACTTCGGTGCGCCGGAGCATCGTGCACAACCGGGTCCTGGCCGAAATGATACGCAGCGTCCCCGTCCACGTCATCCCGCCGGGCTGCCACCTCCGTGCCGATCAACCTGCCCGGGCCGTGCGAACCCGCCTCGGCCTCCCGGGAAACCCGGTCCTCACCTCATTCGGGTTGGGGAGGACCGCTCACGAGACCGTGCTGGAAGCGCTCGCCTATCTGCTGGATGCCTACCCGCACCTCACCTACGCCATCGCCGCGCCCCCCGCGCGCATGCCCCCGGTGTACGAGGCAGCCCGGCGCCTCGGCCTGGAAAGCCACCTCGTCTACGCGGGGGATTTCCTCCCCCCTGATGCTCTGTTCGACCTCCTCCAGGCCGGAGACGTGGTGGTACTGTATTACCCCGAGTTCGGGGTACGAGGCGTCTCCTCGGCGGGGGCGCGCCTGGCTCTTGCGGCTCACCGTCCGGTGGTTCTGACCGACGTCCTGCTGTTTCACGACTTGCCCGCAGAACTGAAGGTACCGTTTGGTGACCTCGGTGCTCTAGAGGAAAGGCTCCGCATGCTGCTCAGCCTGGACGGTGAAGCCCTCCGGATGATCGAGTTGCAGGATGGGCTGGTGCGGGAGAACGCGTGGCCCACCGTGGCCCGTCGTCATATCGACGTCTACCGCGCAGCTATCGGCACCAGAGCCGGGACGGCCTGAGCGCTCAGCACGCCCATGCCCCGGCCCCACCACCGTCTATCCCTCGCCTGGCCGGCGTCGCCAGGGCAGGTTGATCTCCACGAAGTTGTAGGGAGGCAGGGGAGCTACGTACTTGAACGAGAGCTGGTGTGCATGCCGGTCGCCCAGCGCTCGGACGGCACGCGCCAGGTCCGGTTCGCAGTCCCTGGACACCAGAAAAGCAGCATTTATCAACATCCGGACTGATAGGGGCTGGTTGAGCCGGTACCCCAGGCAGCAAGGGGCCAGGTGATTGCAGATCTCGGGCGTGAAGCGCTGCCGCCACGCCTGTACCGTTGCTTCCACAGCCTGACCCACCTCGATGGCGATCTGGTACCTCTGGGCGGGATTGTGCTCGCCCGCTGACTGCATTTGCGCGGGGTCGTATCCGGCGGCCCGCAGCACCGCTTCGGGCACCCAGAAAACTTTCAATTCTGCCTCCACCTTGTGCCGCAGTCGCTCAAGTTCAGACGTGAGCACGCTGCTGTACATGGCCAAGCAGGCTCTCAGTTCGCTCTCGCCCGGAACCACGGTACCAAAGGCAACCGGCAGCACCGTGTACTCGGGTATCAGGCAGTTGAGCACCCGGTCGTGGGCGAGAAGGTACGCCACCTTGGGAGCAACTCCTCCGTCGGGAGCAGGGCTGACGACGGCAGCCATACCTCCCAGTGGGATGACCTTCACCTCTGCCGGCGGGTCACCCACTCCCACGGGGCCCAGCGATACCTCGCTCGTGCCGTCAGTTATCCCGTAAAGGTAGAGGCCTGTTTCAGCCATGGTCACATCCGCCTCCGTGCCGGCAGCGGACAGTGTGTATGGCCGCCTCAAGTGTGGGATGCACCACTGGCGTCCCAGAGACGCTTTCATCTCAACGGGAAGGCGCATCCGGTCCCGGGGCCCTGCCAGGGGCAGACGCCGAGAAAACCACCTCGGCCACCGTCCGCGGTTCCACCCGGGTTTCGTGCAGGGCCAGTTCGATCCTGACCCGCATCATAAGCAGCGCCTTGCCGTTGATGGCTGTAAGGCCGCTCTCGCAACGGGCATCCACGACCCGCGCCACCGGTGCCTGGCACAGATCGGCATCACGGGAACGAGGAGCCAGGTAAAAGCCGTGGTGACACCTGGTCAGGGTGCGCATGCCCAACCGGGAGGTGCGAAGTGTCGCGACTACCTTGTACCGGAAAAAGACGCACCAGCCCGGCTCGTCAGGAAGTACACGCACCGATGTGAGGTGTACGGACGAACTCTCAATGCTCTGGATGGGCTGATACAGTGTGTAGGTATGAAAGCGCTCGTACCGCTCCAGGTGAGTGCTGTGGATGACACTCACCAGGGC encodes the following:
- a CDS encoding GvpL/GvpF family gas vesicle protein; protein product: MAETGLYLYGITDGTSEVSLGPVGVGDPPAEVKVIPLGGMAAVVSPAPDGGVAPKVAYLLAHDRVLNCLIPEYTVLPVAFGTVVPGESELRACLAMYSSVLTSELERLRHKVEAELKVFWVPEAVLRAAGYDPAQMQSAGEHNPAQRYQIAIEVGQAVEATVQAWRQRFTPEICNHLAPCCLGYRLNQPLSVRMLINAAFLVSRDCEPDLARAVRALGDRHAHQLSFKYVAPLPPYNFVEINLPWRRRPGEG
- a CDS encoding glycosyltransferase; translation: MKGLTVGLITTWNARCGVSEYSRDLATVLRAAGCQVIVLASYPVQPVPWATDDALVHRFFYTGWHRERGVDPGTALTAVKNHRIDVLHLQYQSFIYAPPFLEHLPRLAQAAPLVVTFHDPCIPPEFPLTSVRRSIVHNRVLAEMIRSVPVHVIPPGCHLRADQPARAVRTRLGLPGNPVLTSFGLGRTAHETVLEALAYLLDAYPHLTYAIAAPPARMPPVYEAARRLGLESHLVYAGDFLPPDALFDLLQAGDVVVLYYPEFGVRGVSSAGARLALAAHRPVVLTDVLLFHDLPAELKVPFGDLGALEERLRMLLSLDGEALRMIELQDGLVRENAWPTVARRHIDVYRAAIGTRAGTA